From a region of the Corallococcus coralloides DSM 2259 genome:
- a CDS encoding PspA/IM30 family protein gives MWQRFKRAMRSFAGFFVSSIEDPELILEQNIRDLNDQVPKMNESIAMVRANVTLLEKENMKYQQDVRELTAKVKAAIQAGRDDLAGTYATKLQGEKEALARNQAQLDIAKQAYEKALNVKKAFMREKDRKTQEAMNAVRDARRAKWQAKVADTMESFTVAGVDSTHDEMLRKVQEKTAINEARMQMALESVDHQAAAIEEEAEKIQGDELVKQFKMEMGLMDSPAPVSDVGAGPEKTIGKKVEIK, from the coding sequence ATGTGGCAGCGATTCAAGAGAGCGATGCGGAGCTTCGCGGGCTTCTTCGTCTCCTCCATCGAGGATCCGGAGCTGATTCTCGAGCAGAACATCCGTGACCTGAACGATCAGGTCCCCAAGATGAACGAGTCCATCGCCATGGTCCGGGCGAATGTGACGCTGCTCGAGAAGGAGAACATGAAGTACCAGCAGGACGTGCGGGAGCTGACCGCCAAGGTGAAGGCCGCCATCCAGGCGGGCCGGGACGACCTGGCCGGCACCTACGCGACCAAGCTCCAGGGGGAGAAGGAAGCCCTCGCGCGCAACCAGGCGCAGCTGGACATCGCGAAGCAGGCCTATGAGAAGGCCCTGAACGTCAAGAAGGCGTTCATGCGCGAGAAGGACCGCAAGACCCAGGAGGCGATGAACGCCGTCCGGGACGCGCGGCGCGCCAAGTGGCAGGCGAAGGTCGCCGACACGATGGAGTCCTTCACCGTCGCGGGCGTGGACTCCACGCACGACGAGATGCTCCGCAAGGTCCAGGAGAAGACGGCCATCAACGAGGCGCGCATGCAGATGGCGCTGGAGTCGGTGGATCACCAGGCCGCGGCCATCGAGGAAGAGGCCGAGAAGATCCAGGGCGACGAGCTGGTGAAGCAGTTCAAGATGGAGATGGGCCTGATGGACAGCCCCGCGCCGGTGTCGGACGTGGGCGCCGGTCCGGAAAAGACCATCGGCAAGAAGGTGGAGATCAAGTAG
- a CDS encoding thymidine phosphorylase, with the protein MQPYELIKAKRDGGRLDPSDIQAFIQAYTAGTVADYQMAAMCMAIFFKGLDSRELGAWARAMLHSGEVLDLSDTPAIKVDKHSTGGVGDKVSLSLAPLAAACGVPVPMISGRGLGHTGGTLDKLESIPGFNVNLSTADYRRLVREVGCCLIGQTAQVAPADKKLYALRDVTATVDCIPLIASSIMSKKLAEGIDALVLDVKVGSGAFMKTADDARVLARTMIGLGAEMNRKVVALLTDMDQPLGRQVGNALEVREAVDMLRGEAPDDYTEITYALTAEMLVLGKKAATVEEARGMLRRSVEDGSAIKKLKEIVQSQGGDPRSIDDYSLLPTAKATTDVVAPRDGFVTGIHTEGVGLAAVALGAGRQRVDSKIDPAVGFTLLKKVGDAVKQGEPVVQVHYNDAGPVEDVKARLLAAYRFGDRAPAARPLVLERLE; encoded by the coding sequence GTGCAACCCTACGAGCTCATCAAGGCCAAGCGCGACGGCGGAAGGCTGGACCCGTCCGACATCCAGGCGTTCATCCAGGCGTACACCGCCGGCACCGTGGCCGACTACCAGATGGCCGCCATGTGCATGGCCATCTTCTTCAAGGGGCTGGACTCCCGGGAGCTGGGGGCGTGGGCCCGCGCCATGCTCCACTCCGGTGAGGTCCTGGACCTCTCCGACACGCCGGCCATCAAGGTGGACAAGCACTCCACCGGCGGCGTGGGCGACAAGGTGTCCCTGAGCCTCGCGCCCCTGGCGGCGGCCTGCGGCGTGCCCGTGCCCATGATTTCGGGCCGCGGCCTGGGCCACACCGGCGGCACCCTGGACAAGCTGGAGTCCATCCCCGGCTTCAACGTGAACCTGTCCACCGCGGACTACCGCCGGCTGGTGCGCGAGGTGGGGTGCTGCCTCATCGGCCAGACGGCCCAGGTGGCCCCGGCCGACAAGAAGCTCTACGCGCTGCGCGACGTGACGGCGACGGTGGACTGCATCCCGCTCATCGCGTCGTCCATCATGAGCAAGAAGCTGGCGGAGGGCATCGACGCGCTGGTGCTCGACGTGAAGGTGGGCAGCGGCGCCTTCATGAAGACGGCGGACGACGCGCGCGTGCTGGCCCGCACCATGATTGGCCTGGGCGCGGAGATGAACCGCAAGGTCGTGGCCCTGCTCACGGACATGGATCAGCCCCTGGGCCGCCAGGTGGGCAACGCCCTGGAGGTCCGCGAGGCCGTGGACATGCTCCGCGGCGAAGCGCCCGACGACTACACGGAGATCACCTACGCCCTGACGGCGGAGATGCTGGTGCTGGGCAAGAAGGCCGCCACGGTGGAGGAGGCGCGCGGGATGCTGCGCCGCTCCGTGGAGGACGGCAGCGCCATCAAGAAGCTCAAGGAGATCGTCCAGTCGCAGGGCGGCGACCCGCGCTCCATCGACGACTACTCGCTCCTGCCCACGGCGAAGGCCACGACGGACGTGGTGGCGCCGCGCGACGGCTTCGTCACCGGCATCCACACGGAGGGCGTGGGGCTGGCGGCGGTGGCGCTGGGCGCGGGGCGGCAGCGGGTGGACAGCAAGATCGACCCGGCCGTGGGCTTCACGCTGCTCAAGAAGGTGGGCGACGCGGTGAAGCAGGGCGAGCCCGTGGTGCAGGTGCACTACAACGACGCCGGTCCGGTGGAGGACGTGAAGGCGCGCCTGCTCGCGGCCTACCGGTTCGGCGACCGGGCGCCCGCGGCCCGCCCGCTGGTGCTGGAGCGGCTGGAGTAG
- a CDS encoding BMP family lipoprotein: MLRRLHVFALAALLCACSKKSEDAPKAPSQTSTATKPPEGRPVVVGLVIDVGGRGDHSFNDASLRGLELWAAGKKYEGGKYVEAPAGEVRQSISSDLAALAPEVKPLPIQPLVLQSKAQEDYAPNLQLLVEQGAKLTIGNGYLLANAVRDVATENPDAKFLLIDSQLLDPQGKPKSLPNVRTVLFKEQEGSFLVGALAGLVTKTNKVGFVGGIEVPLIKRFDVGYRAGVRTTNAKAAGALMAVYTGSFNSVSAGKEVAQDLIAKGADVIFHAAGTDGLGVIQAVKEARAAGKTVFAIGVDSDQSHLAPDAILTSMVKHSDLAVYQAAKDLVDGKLTAGEQVLGLKENGVGMADVRVEFPGKAEALQKVEELRQQILAGKIAVPGTQAELSSFQVAQP, from the coding sequence ATGCTCCGTCGACTCCACGTGTTTGCCCTGGCCGCGCTCCTGTGCGCCTGTTCCAAGAAGTCCGAGGACGCCCCCAAGGCCCCCTCCCAGACTTCCACCGCCACGAAGCCCCCCGAGGGAAGACCCGTGGTCGTGGGGCTCGTCATCGACGTGGGCGGCCGGGGTGACCACTCGTTCAACGACGCGTCCCTGCGCGGCCTGGAGCTGTGGGCCGCCGGCAAGAAGTACGAGGGCGGCAAGTACGTGGAGGCCCCCGCTGGCGAAGTGCGTCAGTCCATCTCCTCCGACCTCGCGGCGCTCGCACCGGAAGTGAAGCCGCTGCCGATCCAGCCGCTGGTGCTCCAGAGCAAGGCGCAGGAGGACTACGCCCCCAACCTCCAGCTGCTCGTGGAACAGGGCGCGAAGCTGACCATCGGCAACGGGTACCTGCTGGCCAACGCGGTGCGCGACGTGGCCACGGAGAACCCGGACGCGAAGTTCCTGCTCATCGACAGCCAGCTCTTGGACCCGCAGGGCAAGCCCAAGTCGCTGCCCAACGTGCGCACGGTGCTCTTCAAGGAGCAGGAGGGCAGCTTCCTCGTGGGCGCGCTGGCGGGGCTCGTGACGAAGACGAACAAGGTGGGCTTCGTGGGCGGCATCGAGGTGCCCCTCATCAAGCGCTTCGACGTGGGCTACCGCGCGGGCGTGCGCACCACGAACGCGAAGGCGGCGGGCGCGCTGATGGCCGTGTACACGGGCAGCTTCAACAGCGTGTCCGCGGGCAAGGAAGTGGCGCAGGACCTCATCGCCAAGGGCGCGGACGTCATCTTCCACGCGGCGGGCACGGACGGCCTGGGCGTCATCCAGGCGGTGAAGGAGGCGAGAGCGGCGGGCAAGACGGTGTTCGCCATCGGCGTGGACTCGGATCAGTCGCACCTGGCGCCGGACGCCATCCTCACGTCCATGGTGAAGCACAGCGACCTGGCCGTGTACCAGGCGGCGAAGGACCTGGTGGACGGCAAGCTGACGGCGGGTGAGCAGGTGCTGGGCTTGAAGGAGAATGGCGTGGGCATGGCGGACGTGCGCGTGGAGTTCCCGGGCAAGGCGGAGGCGCTCCAGAAGGTGGAGGAGCTGCGGCAGCAGATCCTCGCCGGGAAGATTGCCGTGCCGGGCACGCAGGCGGAGCTGTCCTCCTTCCAGGTCGCGCAGCCCTGA
- a CDS encoding cytidine deaminase: MADEIPWERLFEEALRVRQRAHVPYSKFPVGAAVLYADGSIVAGCNVENATYGLTVCAERNAFVAGVAQGREKPVAVAVVVDTPEPCPPCGMCRQVMAEFAGPDLPVRSRTLNGQEARYPLSELLPHAFTRSFL, translated from the coding sequence ATGGCGGACGAGATTCCCTGGGAGCGGCTGTTCGAGGAAGCCCTGCGGGTGCGTCAGCGCGCGCACGTGCCGTACTCCAAGTTCCCCGTGGGGGCCGCCGTGCTCTACGCGGACGGCTCCATCGTGGCCGGCTGCAACGTGGAGAACGCCACCTATGGCCTCACCGTCTGCGCGGAGCGCAACGCGTTCGTCGCGGGCGTGGCGCAGGGCCGCGAGAAGCCGGTGGCCGTGGCCGTCGTCGTGGACACCCCGGAGCCCTGTCCCCCGTGCGGCATGTGCCGCCAGGTGATGGCGGAGTTCGCCGGGCCTGACCTTCCGGTGCGAAGCCGCACCCTCAACGGGCAGGAGGCGCGCTACCCGCTCAGCGAGCTGCTGCCGCACGCCTTCACCCGTTCCTTCCTCTAG
- a CDS encoding sensor histidine kinase, giving the protein MDPTPPVAFEDELARVVAAQRRRVLGAGAAVRLVGTVVFFAVSLGLWLTGARDWAHYPPLLLCYGGVVALLFALRTRPLTKQLGVVQSLVDVGLVFGLQQLALPVSPFPAGVAGFSLGLFALVVALSGLELMPWLVYGTAGLASLSQAVLMHQAGVGPGAMAVAAVTLVLVAAVSHYGTGRLRHLAMDLSHAEVSRQLEARRTHDVEDAHRTIERMLAEAHARNAQLEALQAHQEQLMQFLVHDLRSPLSAVTLSLSWMEQELPIGTPMVESVRTGLAVTARLDRMISDLLDVPRLEQGRLSPRKQPFPVAPLFDEVRRSLDGAARLRKIRLELSCPPGFQLVGDAGLLIRVVENLATNALRYAPSGGRVRLEAGEAEGFQWLAVRNDGIAIPPEARESLFDKYVQGHREKEGRRGYGLGLYFSRLAAEAHGGRLAVEDAEGWATSFVLRLPRSKPASQPSVDPTAAQQRR; this is encoded by the coding sequence ATGGACCCAACCCCTCCCGTTGCCTTTGAAGACGAGCTCGCGCGGGTGGTGGCCGCCCAACGAAGGCGCGTCCTGGGTGCCGGGGCGGCGGTGCGGCTGGTGGGCACGGTCGTGTTCTTCGCCGTCAGCCTGGGGCTGTGGCTGACGGGCGCCCGGGACTGGGCCCACTACCCGCCCCTGCTGCTCTGCTACGGCGGCGTGGTGGCGCTGCTGTTCGCGCTGCGCACCAGGCCCCTGACGAAGCAGCTGGGCGTCGTCCAGTCGCTGGTGGACGTGGGGCTGGTGTTCGGTCTCCAGCAGCTGGCCCTGCCGGTGTCGCCCTTCCCCGCGGGCGTGGCGGGCTTCAGCCTGGGGCTGTTCGCGCTGGTGGTGGCGCTGTCCGGCCTGGAGCTGATGCCCTGGCTCGTCTACGGCACGGCGGGGCTGGCGTCGCTCTCCCAGGCCGTCCTCATGCACCAGGCAGGCGTGGGCCCCGGAGCCATGGCCGTGGCGGCGGTGACGCTGGTGCTGGTGGCGGCGGTGAGCCACTACGGCACCGGGCGGCTGCGGCACCTGGCCATGGACCTGTCGCACGCGGAGGTGTCCCGGCAGCTGGAGGCCCGCCGCACCCACGACGTGGAGGACGCCCACCGCACCATCGAGCGGATGCTGGCGGAGGCCCACGCGCGCAACGCCCAGCTGGAGGCGCTCCAGGCCCACCAGGAGCAGCTGATGCAGTTCCTGGTGCACGACCTGCGCTCGCCGCTGTCCGCCGTGACGCTGTCGCTGTCGTGGATGGAGCAGGAGCTGCCCATCGGCACGCCGATGGTGGAGTCCGTGCGCACGGGCCTGGCCGTCACCGCGCGCCTGGACCGGATGATCTCCGACCTGCTGGACGTGCCCCGGCTGGAGCAGGGCCGGCTGTCCCCGCGCAAGCAGCCCTTCCCGGTGGCGCCGCTCTTCGACGAGGTGCGCCGCTCGCTGGATGGCGCGGCCCGGCTTCGGAAAATCAGGCTGGAGCTGTCATGTCCGCCGGGCTTCCAGCTGGTGGGCGACGCGGGCCTGCTCATCCGCGTGGTGGAGAACCTGGCCACCAACGCGCTACGCTACGCCCCGTCCGGAGGACGCGTGCGCCTGGAGGCGGGTGAGGCGGAGGGCTTCCAGTGGCTGGCGGTGCGCAACGACGGCATCGCCATTCCGCCGGAGGCGCGCGAGTCCCTCTTCGACAAGTACGTGCAGGGCCACCGCGAGAAGGAGGGCCGCCGGGGCTACGGCCTGGGGCTGTACTTCTCCCGGCTGGCGGCGGAGGCCCATGGCGGGCGGCTGGCGGTGGAGGACGCGGAGGGTTGGGCCACGTCCTTCGTGCTGCGCCTGCCGCGCTCGAAGCCGGCCTCGCAGCCGTCCGTGGATCCGACGGCCGCCCAGCAGCGCCGCTAG
- the moeB gene encoding molybdopterin-synthase adenylyltransferase MoeB gives MAPTFRDLLSEVKKEIREVSHEHVHALLGSGSKVKLVDVREADEYAGGRLPGAVHIPRGYLELRIEEKADRDEELVLYCAGGTRSALAARTLREMGYTRVSSLAGGYNRWSDAALPVEKPVVLSAEQKERYRRHLILPEVGEEGQAKLLKSKVLLLGAGGLGSPAALYLAAAGVGTLGVVDADVVDLSNLQRQVLHTLERRGQPKVQSAKAAMEAINPDVRVVPFQERLTTANVERILADFDLVLDGGDNFPTRYLLNDACVLMGKPNIHGSVFRFEGQVTTFLPGQGPCYRCLYPAPPPPELAPSCAEAGVLGVLPGLIGMLQATEALKLLLGVGESLVGRLLTFDALGTRFQELKLRRDPECPVCAPGAKVELIDYEQFCSTGG, from the coding sequence ATGGCCCCCACGTTCCGCGACCTGCTGTCGGAAGTGAAGAAGGAGATCCGCGAGGTCTCCCATGAGCACGTCCACGCGCTGCTGGGCTCGGGCTCGAAGGTGAAGCTCGTGGACGTGCGCGAGGCCGACGAATACGCGGGGGGCCGGCTCCCCGGCGCGGTGCACATCCCCCGGGGCTACCTGGAGCTGCGCATCGAGGAGAAGGCGGACCGCGACGAAGAACTCGTCCTCTACTGCGCGGGCGGCACCCGGAGCGCGCTCGCGGCCCGCACGCTGCGGGAGATGGGCTACACGCGCGTGTCCTCGCTCGCGGGTGGCTACAACCGCTGGAGCGACGCGGCCCTCCCGGTGGAGAAGCCCGTGGTCCTCTCCGCCGAGCAGAAGGAGCGCTACCGCCGCCACCTCATCCTCCCGGAGGTGGGGGAGGAGGGACAGGCGAAGCTCCTGAAGTCGAAGGTGCTGCTCCTGGGCGCGGGCGGGCTGGGCTCCCCAGCGGCGCTGTACCTGGCCGCCGCGGGCGTGGGCACGCTGGGCGTGGTGGACGCGGACGTGGTGGACCTGAGCAACCTCCAGCGCCAGGTGCTGCACACCCTGGAGCGCCGGGGCCAGCCCAAGGTCCAGAGCGCGAAGGCCGCCATGGAGGCCATCAACCCGGACGTGAGGGTGGTGCCGTTCCAGGAGCGGCTCACCACCGCCAACGTGGAGCGCATCCTCGCGGACTTCGACCTGGTGCTGGACGGCGGGGACAACTTCCCCACGCGCTACCTGCTCAACGACGCGTGCGTGCTGATGGGCAAGCCCAACATCCACGGCTCCGTGTTCCGCTTCGAGGGGCAGGTGACCACCTTCCTGCCCGGACAGGGGCCCTGCTACCGCTGCCTCTACCCCGCGCCGCCCCCGCCGGAGCTGGCGCCGTCGTGCGCGGAAGCCGGCGTGCTGGGCGTGCTGCCCGGGCTCATCGGGATGCTCCAGGCCACGGAGGCCCTGAAGCTGCTGCTCGGGGTGGGGGAGTCGCTCGTGGGGCGGCTGCTCACCTTCGACGCGCTGGGCACGCGCTTCCAGGAGCTCAAGCTGCGCCGGGACCCGGAGTGCCCCGTGTGCGCGCCGGGAGCGAAGGTGGAGCTCATCGATTACGAGCAGTTCTGCTCCACGGGAGGCTGA
- a CDS encoding PilZ domain-containing protein yields the protein MSEQNENQDTRTGEDRRDSPRVPMRLKVRREGADAFLDRAGDLSLGGVGWVGEALDPGQTVEVRFALPPSLEEVQVRGEVLPPKAGMSGPVVRVRFLELPVELELAIARHLDDQSKDEPRGAR from the coding sequence ATGTCCGAGCAGAACGAGAACCAGGACACCAGGACGGGAGAGGACCGGCGCGACTCGCCCCGCGTCCCCATGCGCCTGAAGGTCCGGCGGGAGGGGGCGGATGCCTTCCTGGACCGCGCGGGGGACCTGTCCCTGGGCGGTGTGGGATGGGTGGGTGAGGCGCTGGACCCGGGCCAGACCGTGGAGGTGCGCTTCGCGCTGCCCCCGTCCCTGGAAGAGGTGCAGGTGCGCGGCGAGGTGCTGCCCCCCAAGGCCGGCATGTCGGGCCCGGTGGTGCGCGTGCGCTTCCTGGAGCTGCCGGTGGAGCTGGAGCTGGCCATCGCCCGGCACCTGGATGACCAGAGCAAGGATGAACCCCGGGGCGCCCGCTAG
- a CDS encoding ABC transporter substrate-binding protein: MKLHRGPGLFLFLALCVLGAGYVFASRAGYLDRLQARFFPSTREAVRLSPGDFPAGVAAPVADVASVPLRPVLIGFTPRGSASALLVATGGATTLDNPATPPGAAQGLLKTAYALDARAVLFAREEELKQALSVGAENGGVDMAALSVDRLASWAPTLRDAAPRTVMLVGRSRGQEAMAAVGVPDLASLRGKRVGVYPGGSSHYFALWVLARAGLRTSDVRWVDLPSTLDAGRALREGRADVVVGLWGDVELAARDRGGKVLATTADAPHLLATVLVARGDFAARYPDAVRRVLRGLLDTGQGVLKSPAAGARLLGEVAPYLGDPSEAIRSAPPATLADNRAFFGLSGEAPVTYDELFQSAAALFQKLNRGTAPPPAEDTRDLGALKYVSEARGP, encoded by the coding sequence ATGAAGCTGCACCGCGGACCCGGCCTCTTTCTCTTCCTCGCGCTCTGCGTCCTGGGCGCGGGGTACGTGTTCGCCTCGCGGGCGGGGTACCTCGACCGCCTGCAGGCGCGCTTCTTTCCCTCCACCCGTGAAGCGGTGCGGCTGTCCCCGGGCGACTTCCCGGCGGGCGTCGCGGCCCCGGTGGCGGACGTGGCGTCGGTGCCGCTCAGGCCCGTGCTCATCGGCTTCACCCCGCGGGGTTCAGCCTCCGCGCTGCTCGTGGCCACCGGCGGCGCCACCACCCTGGACAACCCCGCCACGCCCCCGGGCGCCGCGCAGGGGCTGCTCAAGACGGCCTACGCCCTGGACGCCCGCGCGGTGCTCTTCGCCCGCGAGGAGGAGCTGAAGCAGGCCCTGTCCGTGGGCGCGGAGAACGGCGGCGTGGACATGGCGGCCCTGTCGGTGGACCGGCTCGCGTCGTGGGCGCCCACCTTGAGGGACGCGGCGCCGCGCACGGTGATGCTCGTGGGGCGCAGCCGGGGCCAGGAGGCCATGGCGGCGGTGGGCGTGCCGGATCTGGCCAGCCTGCGCGGCAAGCGGGTGGGCGTGTATCCGGGCGGCTCGTCGCACTACTTCGCCCTGTGGGTGCTGGCGCGCGCGGGGCTGCGCACCTCCGACGTGCGCTGGGTGGACCTGCCCTCCACGCTGGATGCGGGCCGGGCCTTGCGGGAGGGGCGGGCGGACGTGGTGGTGGGGCTTTGGGGCGACGTGGAGCTGGCGGCGCGGGACCGGGGCGGCAAGGTGCTGGCCACCACGGCGGACGCCCCGCACCTCCTGGCCACGGTGCTGGTGGCCCGGGGCGACTTCGCGGCGCGCTATCCGGACGCGGTGCGGCGGGTGCTGCGGGGGCTCCTGGACACGGGGCAGGGCGTGCTCAAGTCCCCGGCGGCCGGGGCGCGGCTCCTGGGAGAGGTGGCGCCGTACCTGGGAGACCCCTCGGAGGCCATCCGCAGCGCGCCGCCCGCGACGCTGGCGGACAATCGGGCCTTCTTCGGACTTTCCGGCGAGGCGCCGGTTACCTATGACGAGCTCTTCCAGAGCGCCGCGGCGCTCTTCCAGAAGCTCAATCGCGGGACGGCGCCCCCACCGGCGGAGGACACGCGGGACCTGGGCGCGCTGAAGTACGTCTCCGAGGCGCGGGGGCCCTGA
- a CDS encoding 5'-deoxyadenosine deaminase, which produces MDLLLTGATVVTMNRDREVLPRADVLVQDGRIAKVGRGLKVKGARRVLDLTGQVVMPGLIHGHLHACQTLFRGHADKRELLDWLKERIWPMEAAHDAASLRASADLTFAELIRSGSTAALDMGTVHHYDAVFESARDSGFRLVGGKAMMDSGAEVPAGLRETTADSLSESLALMERWHGTHDNRLRYAFAPRFALSCSPELLREVGRLSREKGVRIHSHASENRTETDVVRQVTGQDNIAFFHGLGLTGPQVTLAHCVWVEGEEQRLLRESGTVVCHCPGSNLKLASGYARVPELLKDGIPVALGADGAPCNNTLDLFHEMRLASVLHNPRVGPVAMTPMHVLEMATLHGARALGLEDEVGSVEAGKRADLTVVDTRGFHFCPLPEDVTGPLVYSARSTDVSHVLIDGKLVLREGELTTLDANAVLSNARTQATKLFARAKLKAS; this is translated from the coding sequence GTGGACTTGCTTCTGACTGGCGCCACCGTCGTCACCATGAACCGGGACCGCGAGGTGCTGCCTCGCGCGGACGTGCTCGTGCAGGACGGGCGCATCGCCAAGGTGGGCCGGGGCCTGAAGGTGAAGGGCGCCCGCCGCGTCCTGGACCTCACCGGGCAGGTGGTGATGCCCGGCCTCATCCATGGCCACCTGCACGCCTGCCAGACGCTGTTCCGCGGCCACGCGGACAAGCGGGAGCTCTTGGACTGGCTGAAGGAGCGCATCTGGCCCATGGAGGCGGCGCACGACGCGGCGTCCCTGCGCGCCAGCGCGGACCTCACCTTCGCGGAGCTCATCCGCTCCGGCTCCACGGCGGCGCTCGACATGGGCACCGTGCACCACTACGACGCCGTCTTCGAGTCCGCGCGCGACAGCGGCTTCCGGCTCGTTGGCGGCAAGGCGATGATGGACTCCGGCGCGGAGGTGCCCGCCGGCCTGCGTGAGACGACGGCGGACTCCCTGTCGGAGAGCCTGGCGCTGATGGAGCGCTGGCACGGCACCCACGACAACCGCCTGCGCTACGCGTTCGCGCCGCGCTTCGCCCTGTCCTGCTCGCCGGAGCTCTTGCGCGAGGTGGGCCGGCTGTCGCGGGAGAAGGGTGTGCGCATCCACTCGCACGCCAGCGAGAACCGCACGGAGACGGACGTGGTCCGCCAGGTGACGGGCCAGGACAACATCGCCTTCTTCCATGGGCTGGGGCTCACGGGCCCCCAGGTCACCCTGGCCCACTGCGTGTGGGTGGAGGGCGAGGAGCAGCGGCTGCTGCGCGAGTCCGGCACGGTGGTGTGCCACTGCCCGGGCTCCAACCTGAAGCTCGCGTCGGGCTACGCGCGCGTGCCGGAGCTCTTGAAGGACGGCATCCCCGTGGCGCTGGGGGCGGACGGCGCCCCGTGCAACAACACATTGGATTTGTTCCACGAGATGCGGCTCGCGTCCGTGCTGCACAACCCGCGCGTGGGCCCGGTGGCGATGACGCCCATGCACGTCCTGGAGATGGCCACGCTGCACGGCGCGCGCGCCCTGGGCCTGGAGGACGAGGTGGGCTCCGTGGAGGCCGGCAAGCGCGCGGACCTCACCGTGGTGGACACGCGCGGCTTCCACTTCTGCCCGCTGCCGGAGGACGTCACGGGGCCGCTGGTGTACTCGGCGCGCTCCACGGACGTGTCGCACGTGCTCATCGACGGCAAGCTGGTGCTGCGCGAGGGCGAGCTGACCACGCTGGACGCGAACGCGGTGCTGTCCAACGCCCGCACGCAGGCGACGAAGCTCTTCGCCCGGGCGAAGCTGAAGGCGTCCTAG